The Shinella zoogloeoides genome contains the following window.
GGGACTATATGCGCTTCGATTTCGGCGAGAGCTTCTTCCGCAACACGGCGGTGGTCGATCTCATCGCGCAGAAGATGCCGGTCTCCATCTCGCTCGGCGTGTGGATCCTGATCTTCTCCTACGCCATCTCCATTCCGCTCGGCATCAAGAAGGCCGTGAAGGACGGCTCGGCCTTCGACGTCTGGACCTCCGGCATCATCATCGTCGGCTATGCGGTGCCGAGCTTCCTCTTCGGCATCCTGCTCATCGTGCTCTTCGCCGGCGGCTCTTTCCTCGACTGGTTCCCGCTGCGCGGCATCGTCTCGGATAATTTCGACAGCCTCGCCTGGTGGCAAAAACCGCTCGATTACATGTGGCACATGACGCTGCCGCTGATCACGCTTCTGCTCTCCGCCTTCGCCACGACGACGCTGCTGACGAAGAATTCCTTCATCGACGAGATCAAGAAGCAATATGTCACGACCGCCCGCGCCAAGGGCCTGACCGAGGGACAGGTGCTCTACGGCCACGTCTTCCGCAACGCCATGCTGATCATCATCGCCGGCTTCCCCGGCGCCTTCATCTCGGCCTTCTTCACGGGTTCGCTGCTCATCGAATATATCTTCTCGCTCGATGGCCTCGGCCGCCTCGGCTACGATTCCATCGTCCGGCGCGACTATCCCATCGTCTTCGCCACGCTCTTCATCTTCTCGCTGATGGGCCTCGTCGTCTCCCTCGTCTCCGACCTCATCTATACCTGGGTCGATCCGCGCATCGATTTCGAGCGGAGGGACGTCTGATGGCTGCCGTCACCGACACGATCCCCGTCGCCCCGCCGAGAAAGGGCCTGCTCTCGCCGACCAACAAAAGGCGCTGGGAGAACTTCAAGGCGAACCGGCGCGGCTACTGGTCGCTCTGGATCTTCCTCGTCATCTTCGTGCTCAGCCTCTTCGCCGAATTCATCGCCAACGATCGGCCGATCCTCGCCTCCTACAGGGGCGAGCTGCTGTTCCCGGTCGTCATCGATTACCCGGAGGAAAAGTTCGGCGGCTTCCTCGCCGAGACGGATTACCGCTCCGATTTCATCACCGAGGAGATCGAGGCGAACGGCTGGATGATCTGGCCGCCGATCCGCTATTCCTACAGCTCGACCAATTCCAACATCCCGCATTCCGCGCCGACCGCACCGTTCTGGCTGATGTCGAAGGAAGAGCGCTGCGCCGGCTATCCGGCCGGGGCGGCGGACCCGAACTGCAATCTCAGCAACCTCAACTGGCTCGGCACGGACGACCAGGCGCGCGACGTGCTTGCCCGCGTCATCTACGGCTTCCGCATCTCCGTGCTCTTCGGTCTCGCGCTGACGATCTGCTCGGCCGTGGTCGGCGTCACGGCCGGCGCGGTGCAGGGCTATTTCGGCGGCTGGACGGACCTTCTGATGCAGCGCTTCATCGAGATATGGTCCTCGATGCCGGTGCTCTACATCCTGCTCATCATCGCCGCCATTCTGCCGCCCGGCTTCTGGATCCTGCTCGGCATCATGCTGCTCTTCTCCTGGGTCGGCTTCGTCGGCGTGGTGCGCGCCGAGTTCCTGCGTGCCCGCAATTTCGAATATGTCCGGGCCGCCC
Protein-coding sequences here:
- a CDS encoding microcin C ABC transporter permease YejB, with product MGAYILRRILLMIPTIFGIMAISFAIVQFAPGGPVEQVISDLTSQGGGDRLSGGGDMLQEVGQDSAYRGARGLDPEFIAKLEKQFGFDKPPLERFFSMMWDYMRFDFGESFFRNTAVVDLIAQKMPVSISLGVWILIFSYAISIPLGIKKAVKDGSAFDVWTSGIIIVGYAVPSFLFGILLIVLFAGGSFLDWFPLRGIVSDNFDSLAWWQKPLDYMWHMTLPLITLLLSAFATTTLLTKNSFIDEIKKQYVTTARAKGLTEGQVLYGHVFRNAMLIIIAGFPGAFISAFFTGSLLIEYIFSLDGLGRLGYDSIVRRDYPIVFATLFIFSLMGLVVSLVSDLIYTWVDPRIDFERRDV
- a CDS encoding ABC transporter permease, which codes for MAAVTDTIPVAPPRKGLLSPTNKRRWENFKANRRGYWSLWIFLVIFVLSLFAEFIANDRPILASYRGELLFPVVIDYPEEKFGGFLAETDYRSDFITEEIEANGWMIWPPIRYSYSSTNSNIPHSAPTAPFWLMSKEERCAGYPAGAADPNCNLSNLNWLGTDDQARDVLARVIYGFRISVLFGLALTICSAVVGVTAGAVQGYFGGWTDLLMQRFIEIWSSMPVLYILLIIAAILPPGFWILLGIMLLFSWVGFVGVVRAEFLRARNFEYVRAARALGVGNATIMYRHLLPNAMVATLTFLPFILSGSITTLTSLDFLGFGMPPGSPSLGELIAQGKENLQAPWLGLTAFVVMSVMLSLLIFVGEATRDAFDPRKTFR